One genomic region from Chloroherpetonaceae bacterium encodes:
- a CDS encoding ammonium transporter, which yields MMKKISGGLALTLLAICSTSNLVFAQDSVAAPPISAGDTAWVLISAALVMLMTPGLAYFYGGMVQSKNVVSTLFKNFSAIAIVGVLWVVCGYSLAFAPSNGGIIGGLNWLFLNGVGQEAFSDYSATIPHLAFMIFQCMFAIITPALIIGAIVERVRFSAWLVFMAVWSLIVYSPVAHWVWGVGGWIRSMGSLDFAGGMVVHMTAGYSALVAAALVGHRKVAHSEVKPFSSGYVMLGTALLWFGWFGFNSGSALGANGLAAHAFVTTMAAASMAFLSWMLLDWFTKGTPSAIGACIGAVAGLVAITPAAGFVSISSSLVIGLIAGVLCNLAATLVKKKIPLDDSLDVFACHGVGGTLGTILTAIFASKAVNGAGADGLIFGSASLLISNLISAFAVIAYSMIMTFVILKVINIIIPLRAEASEEVTGLDTSIHNESIYNHASIGIEEPTYEAKPKKRELEELV from the coding sequence ATGATGAAAAAAATCTCTGGCGGTTTAGCGCTTACCCTGTTGGCCATTTGTTCAACAAGTAATCTCGTATTCGCTCAAGATTCGGTTGCCGCTCCGCCAATCAGTGCCGGTGATACCGCTTGGGTGTTAATTAGTGCAGCCTTAGTGATGCTCATGACTCCCGGGCTCGCATATTTTTATGGTGGAATGGTACAATCAAAAAACGTGGTTTCCACTCTTTTTAAGAATTTTTCTGCAATTGCAATTGTCGGTGTTTTATGGGTCGTTTGTGGTTACAGCCTTGCTTTTGCGCCATCAAACGGAGGGATTATCGGTGGATTAAATTGGTTGTTCTTGAATGGCGTTGGGCAAGAAGCTTTTAGTGACTACTCCGCCACTATTCCGCATCTCGCGTTTATGATTTTTCAATGTATGTTCGCCATTATCACTCCGGCATTGATTATTGGTGCAATTGTTGAACGCGTCCGCTTTAGCGCTTGGCTTGTTTTTATGGCGGTTTGGTCCCTTATCGTGTATTCACCGGTAGCGCATTGGGTTTGGGGTGTTGGAGGATGGATTCGCTCGATGGGTTCATTGGACTTTGCAGGCGGTATGGTTGTGCACATGACGGCCGGGTATTCAGCTCTTGTTGCCGCGGCGTTGGTTGGCCATCGTAAAGTTGCTCACTCAGAAGTAAAGCCGTTCAGTTCAGGCTATGTAATGTTAGGCACTGCGTTACTATGGTTTGGTTGGTTTGGGTTCAATAGCGGTTCTGCATTGGGTGCAAATGGTCTTGCCGCACATGCATTTGTTACCACGATGGCTGCTGCTTCAATGGCGTTTCTTTCTTGGATGCTTCTTGATTGGTTTACAAAAGGAACACCCTCTGCAATTGGTGCATGTATCGGCGCTGTCGCAGGGCTTGTCGCCATCACTCCAGCAGCAGGGTTTGTTTCTATTTCCTCATCCTTAGTGATTGGATTGATTGCTGGCGTTCTTTGCAACCTTGCCGCTACACTTGTTAAGAAAAAAATCCCTCTTGATGATTCGCTCGATGTTTTTGCCTGTCACGGGGTAGGTGGAACATTAGGAACAATCTTAACCGCCATTTTCGCAAGCAAAGCCGTCAATGGCGCTGGTGCAGATGGTCTGATCTTTGGAAGTGCCTCATTGCTTATCTCAAATTTAATCTCTGCCTTCGCTGTTATTGCCTATAGTATGATTATGACTTTTGTCATCTTGAAGGTCATTAACATCATCATTCCGCTCCGTGCAGAAGCCTCAGAGGAAGTCACCGGACTTGATACAAGCATTCATAATGAATCGATTTATAACCACGCTTCCATTGGAATCGAAGAACCGACATACGAAGCCAAACCGAAAAAACGGGAACTGGAAGAATTGGTTTAA
- a CDS encoding ABC transporter permease, translating into MSLSSLKANTLRSILTMFGITVGVFSVIGVMTIISSLQAQVEEGLNILGSGTFKISRYPAINFGGPRSSRFANRPKITYEQGLRLRKLLGNDAKSVGLEVGTGGRTAVYNGIKTNPNLDIYGTDQFALLTNNYEMENGRFLTEEDVLYARNVCVVGYDVAQKLFLSENPIGKTIKVQGKNYVVIGVVSPKGTSFGQSQDLFVTIPITKFFENYGKTFRSLQISVQAFSQSDYDQLLDKTIGLMRVVRGLDATEENDFEMVSNESLISTFEQIAGVIRIGAFIISFIALITAGIGIMNIMLVSVTERTKEIGIRKSIGAKKFSILKQFLIEAVLLSEMGGLMGIIVGVTGGNLFAIAFNAPLVFPWDWAFISLFVCSIIGIGFGIYPAFKAASLDPIEALRFE; encoded by the coding sequence ATGTCGCTTTCATCTTTGAAGGCGAACACGCTTCGCTCCATTCTTACAATGTTTGGGATAACAGTGGGTGTTTTCTCTGTCATTGGTGTAATGACCATCATTTCTTCTTTACAGGCACAAGTAGAGGAAGGTTTAAATATTTTGGGTTCGGGGACTTTTAAAATCTCACGGTATCCTGCAATAAACTTTGGAGGGCCGCGTTCTTCTCGCTTCGCGAACCGCCCAAAAATAACCTATGAACAAGGATTAAGGCTTCGCAAACTTTTGGGAAACGACGCGAAATCCGTTGGACTTGAAGTTGGAACAGGAGGGCGCACTGCGGTTTACAATGGCATAAAAACTAATCCGAACCTTGACATTTACGGTACTGATCAATTTGCACTCTTAACCAATAATTACGAAATGGAGAACGGTCGATTTCTTACCGAAGAAGACGTTCTTTATGCTCGAAATGTTTGTGTCGTCGGTTATGATGTCGCACAAAAGCTTTTTCTTTCAGAAAATCCGATTGGTAAAACGATTAAAGTTCAAGGGAAAAATTATGTTGTAATCGGTGTCGTCTCTCCAAAGGGAACTTCATTTGGGCAAAGTCAAGATTTATTTGTCACAATACCAATCACCAAATTCTTTGAAAACTATGGAAAAACATTTCGTAGCCTTCAAATTTCTGTTCAGGCGTTTTCACAAAGCGATTATGACCAATTGTTGGATAAAACCATTGGCTTAATGCGCGTCGTAAGAGGGCTTGATGCCACTGAAGAAAATGATTTCGAAATGGTTTCGAATGAATCGCTGATTAGTACTTTCGAGCAAATTGCAGGTGTAATTCGAATCGGGGCATTTATCATTAGCTTTATTGCATTAATCACGGCCGGTATTGGGATTATGAATATTATGCTGGTAAGTGTTACAGAGCGCACGAAAGAGATTGGAATTCGAAAATCAATTGGTGCAAAGAAATTCAGCATCTTAAAGCAATTTTTGATTGAAGCCGTGCTTCTTTCTGAAATGGGTGGATTGATGGGAATTATTGTGGGTGTTACTGGGGGAAACTTATTTGCAATTGCCTTCAACGCCCCATTGGTTTTCCCTTGGGATTGGGCTTTTATCTCACTTTTTGTTTGTTCAATTATCGGAATTGGATTCGGGATTTATCCGGCTTTTAAGGCGGCATCTTTAGATCCAATTGAGGCACTTCGTTTTGAATAA
- a CDS encoding ArsA family ATPase, with the protein MRIIFFTGKGGVGKTSSAAATAIRCAELGHRTVIMSTDPAHSLADSLGVPLSGEIKTVITNLDAIEIDPYVELNENWGVIREYVASLLITLGADSGISGELATVPGMSELFSLLRIRDFFGKNNYDVVIVDMAPTGETLRLLSLPEVLEWLLKVTRTVEKFILSPLLRPISKVTPGLNKIVAPEEVVGVWDRSLDRLKDIRNILDTKAITSARLVMNPEKMVIDESRRALTYLNLYGMRVDAAIVNKVIPDDAKEGYLSEWYASQQNHLKTIDQDLSPMPIFKVPLFRSEVNGIERLRALGKALYEDTDPAALLYDERPVAVRFEEDGAVLKVKLPFAATEQVELSRLGSSLKLTVGNRSKEIALPDSLAGLEPKEAQMSEGYLEIKFKPALKAEPVAV; encoded by the coding sequence ATGAGAATCATTTTTTTTACGGGAAAAGGCGGGGTTGGTAAAACAAGCTCTGCCGCGGCAACGGCTATTCGTTGCGCCGAATTGGGTCATCGGACAGTGATTATGTCCACCGACCCGGCCCACAGCCTTGCTGATTCACTTGGGGTGCCGCTCAGTGGCGAAATAAAAACGGTTATCACAAATCTTGATGCCATTGAAATCGATCCGTATGTCGAACTCAACGAAAATTGGGGTGTGATTCGCGAATATGTTGCTTCGCTGCTGATTACTTTAGGAGCAGATTCAGGGATTTCCGGCGAGCTTGCCACCGTTCCCGGAATGTCGGAACTCTTCAGTCTTCTTCGAATTCGCGATTTTTTTGGAAAGAATAACTACGATGTCGTGATTGTTGATATGGCACCAACCGGTGAAACGCTTCGATTGCTTTCATTACCGGAAGTATTAGAATGGCTGTTGAAAGTCACACGAACGGTTGAGAAATTTATATTAAGTCCCTTACTTCGTCCTATCTCAAAAGTAACGCCGGGTCTTAATAAAATTGTTGCGCCTGAGGAAGTGGTTGGCGTTTGGGATCGCTCGCTTGATCGGTTAAAAGACATCCGAAATATTTTAGATACCAAAGCAATAACTTCCGCACGATTGGTCATGAACCCCGAAAAAATGGTGATTGATGAATCGCGGCGGGCATTGACTTATTTGAATTTATACGGAATGAGGGTAGATGCTGCGATTGTTAACAAGGTAATTCCTGACGACGCGAAAGAAGGATATCTTTCAGAATGGTATGCTTCGCAGCAAAATCATCTCAAAACGATTGACCAAGATTTGTCACCAATGCCGATTTTCAAAGTACCTCTCTTTCGCTCTGAAGTTAATGGCATTGAAAGATTAAGAGCGCTTGGAAAAGCATTGTATGAAGATACCGACCCGGCCGCTTTGCTTTATGACGAAAGACCAGTTGCTGTAAGATTTGAGGAAGATGGCGCTGTGCTCAAAGTAAAGTTGCCTTTCGCCGCAACAGAGCAAGTTGAGCTTTCCCGATTAGGCTCTTCTTTGAAATTAACAGTTGGAAACCGTTCAAAGGAAATTGCTCTTCCGGATTCCTTGGCCGGTCTTGAGCCAAAAGAAGCTCAAATGTCTGAGGGGTATTTAGAAATTAAATTTAAACCGGCACTCAAAGCAGAACCGGTGGCAGTTTGA
- the mazG gene encoding nucleoside triphosphate pyrophosphohydrolase, whose protein sequence is MKSSNAMDLNKQQLQNVQGVTLGEKFERLYKIVQLLRKECPWDQKQTPDSLLHLTIEEVFEMVHAVDVKDDNELKKELGDILLHLCFQSILAEERRAFEMESVLDAISEKLIFRHPHVFGEATVSDEGDVKRKWEELKLKEGRKSVLEGVPKAMPQLLRAFRMQEKAAGVSFDWKQSEEVLLKLGEEMAELKNASSQEEREGEFGDILFTLVNYSRFIGVNPEDALRKTNEKFFRRFQHIEKRVAESGKSWKDYDLTELDVFWNEAKQMEAQKN, encoded by the coding sequence ATGAAATCATCGAATGCAATGGATTTGAATAAACAACAGTTGCAAAATGTGCAAGGTGTAACACTTGGTGAGAAATTTGAAAGGCTTTACAAAATTGTTCAGCTTTTAAGAAAGGAGTGCCCTTGGGATCAAAAGCAAACGCCCGATTCGCTTTTGCATTTGACAATTGAAGAGGTCTTCGAGATGGTTCACGCGGTTGATGTCAAGGATGACAATGAGCTAAAAAAGGAATTGGGCGATATTCTTCTTCATTTATGCTTTCAAAGCATATTGGCTGAGGAGCGCCGTGCCTTTGAGATGGAAAGTGTGTTGGATGCAATTTCAGAAAAACTCATTTTCAGACACCCGCATGTTTTTGGTGAAGCAACGGTTTCGGATGAAGGGGATGTAAAAAGAAAATGGGAAGAGTTAAAACTCAAAGAAGGAAGAAAATCGGTATTAGAGGGCGTACCAAAAGCAATGCCTCAGCTCTTAAGAGCATTTCGTATGCAAGAAAAAGCAGCGGGCGTTTCATTTGATTGGAAGCAAAGCGAAGAAGTTCTCTTAAAGCTTGGTGAAGAAATGGCAGAGTTGAAAAATGCATCTTCACAGGAAGAGCGCGAAGGGGAATTCGGTGATATTCTTTTTACGCTGGTCAACTACAGTCGGTTTATTGGGGTGAATCCTGAAGATGCGTTACGCAAAACGAACGAAAAATTTTTCCGTCGGTTTCAGCACATTGAAAAGCGTGTGGCTGAGAGCGGAAAATCGTGGAAAGATTACGATTTGACTGAATTAGATGTTTTTTGGAATGAGGCTAAGCAAATGGAAGCACAAAAAAATTAA
- a CDS encoding metalloregulator ArsR/SmtB family transcription factor, translating into MKKLQKSDTDSLSIKLKALSHPVRLQILEILKDKVCICGEIVDVLPLSQATVSQHLKVLKNAGFIIGETEGTKVCYMLNKIELERFKKQVSSL; encoded by the coding sequence GTGAAAAAATTGCAAAAATCGGATACTGATTCTTTATCGATAAAACTTAAAGCGCTTTCACATCCGGTAAGACTTCAGATTCTTGAAATCTTAAAAGATAAAGTGTGTATTTGCGGTGAGATCGTTGATGTCCTTCCTTTATCGCAAGCTACTGTCTCTCAGCACCTAAAAGTATTGAAAAATGCCGGGTTTATTATTGGTGAAACCGAAGGCACAAAAGTTTGTTACATGCTTAATAAAATTGAATTGGAACGATTTAAAAAACAAGTTTCAAGTTTATAG
- a CDS encoding ArsI/CadI family heavy metal resistance metalloenzyme, whose translation MTKPTILFPHTAIYTPNLAESIAFYTTLFGVNPVKVKPGYAKFELHNPKWNFTLNEKQPTFEVHNSVLSHLGFQVSSTEEVSSMLELFKERGIQPTLVETGTTCCYAVQDKFWVRSPEGIDWEVFTVLSDAESFRDDAPGTKEMCCSPMENAQPLQLSIPILNQE comes from the coding sequence ATGACGAAGCCGACCATTCTTTTTCCGCATACGGCCATTTACACGCCTAACCTCGCAGAATCAATCGCATTTTACACGACGCTTTTTGGGGTCAATCCTGTTAAAGTTAAGCCCGGTTATGCCAAGTTTGAATTGCATAATCCAAAATGGAATTTTACACTTAACGAAAAGCAACCCACTTTCGAGGTTCACAATTCAGTTTTGAGTCACCTTGGGTTTCAAGTGTCTTCGACAGAAGAGGTCAGTTCGATGCTTGAACTTTTCAAAGAACGCGGGATTCAACCAACGCTTGTTGAAACCGGCACGACTTGCTGCTACGCCGTTCAAGATAAATTCTGGGTTCGCTCACCCGAGGGAATCGATTGGGAAGTATTTACCGTTCTTTCCGACGCTGAGTCATTTCGTGACGATGCTCCCGGTACGAAAGAAATGTGTTGCAGCCCAATGGAAAATGCACAACCACTTCAACTCTCAATCCCAATCCTCAATCAAGAATGA
- the arsB gene encoding ACR3 family arsenite efflux transporter, translating into MNLPEQASQLKRLSTLDRFLPLWILLAMGAGLLLSQSFPSTPRALESVQIEGVSLPIAIGLLVMMYPPLAKVRYHMLSGFVTKWRLFQVSLFLNWIVGPILMTALAWIFFPNETEFRNGLILVGLARCIAMVLVWNSLACGSSEIAAILVALNSIFQILTYSLFGWFFMSVLPMWVGSESAALSISIWSIAKSVLVFLGIPFLLGFLSRFLFTQWKGEAWVESQFLPFISPFALLGLLYTIVLIFAMQGNTLLSKPIAVVSIAVPLLLYFVLMFSLSFWLSYVTKHTYEESASIAFTASGNNFELAIAVAIGTFGITSGEALAATVGPLVEVPALVSLVYLSLWFQRRFYSN; encoded by the coding sequence ATGAACTTGCCAGAACAAGCTTCACAACTCAAGCGACTCTCCACCCTTGATCGATTTCTTCCGTTGTGGATTCTTCTCGCAATGGGGGCCGGACTGCTTTTATCCCAGTCTTTCCCTTCTACGCCAAGAGCTTTAGAATCTGTTCAAATCGAAGGCGTCTCATTACCGATTGCCATTGGTCTTTTGGTGATGATGTATCCACCGCTGGCGAAAGTTCGTTACCATATGCTTTCAGGGTTTGTGACAAAGTGGCGGCTTTTTCAAGTTTCCCTTTTTTTGAATTGGATAGTTGGCCCAATTCTAATGACAGCTTTAGCGTGGATATTCTTTCCCAACGAAACTGAATTTCGAAATGGGCTAATTCTTGTTGGCCTTGCACGTTGTATTGCAATGGTTTTAGTATGGAATTCACTTGCTTGTGGAAGCTCTGAAATTGCCGCGATTCTCGTAGCACTCAATTCAATCTTTCAAATCCTGACTTATTCACTTTTTGGATGGTTTTTTATGAGCGTTCTCCCAATGTGGGTCGGCAGTGAATCCGCCGCACTATCAATATCCATTTGGTCAATTGCAAAAAGTGTTCTCGTTTTTTTGGGGATTCCGTTTCTTCTTGGTTTTCTCTCTCGATTTTTGTTTACTCAATGGAAGGGTGAAGCGTGGGTTGAATCTCAGTTTCTACCCTTTATCTCGCCTTTTGCATTATTGGGTCTTCTTTATACCATTGTACTCATTTTTGCAATGCAAGGAAATACACTCCTTTCAAAACCCATTGCCGTTGTATCGATAGCTGTTCCTCTTCTGCTTTATTTTGTGCTCATGTTTTCGCTCTCCTTTTGGCTTTCCTATGTCACAAAACATACTTATGAAGAAAGTGCTTCAATCGCATTTACGGCAAGTGGAAACAATTTTGAATTAGCCATAGCCGTTGCCATCGGCACTTTTGGGATTACTTCAGGTGAAGCTCTTGCTGCTACGGTTGGTCCACTTGTTGAAGTTCCTGCTTTGGTGTCACTTGTATATCTCTCGCTTTGGTTTCAACGCCGTTTTTATTCAAACTAA
- a CDS encoding arsenate reductase ArsC, which produces MKRVLFVCIENSNRSQMAEAFARMHGGSTLEAFSSGSKPSGKVNPKAIAAMQELGYDLAKHHSKALTEIPDVEYDFVATMGCGDECPFIRAKQREDWAIPDPKHLEPEEFRKVRDLIESKVKDMLLRI; this is translated from the coding sequence ATGAAACGCGTTCTCTTTGTATGCATTGAAAATTCAAACCGGAGCCAAATGGCAGAAGCCTTCGCAAGAATGCACGGCGGTTCAACACTTGAAGCATTTAGTTCAGGTTCAAAACCGTCGGGTAAAGTAAATCCTAAAGCAATAGCAGCGATGCAGGAATTAGGGTATGACCTTGCGAAGCATCACTCCAAAGCGCTGACGGAAATTCCTGATGTAGAGTATGATTTTGTTGCAACAATGGGCTGCGGCGATGAATGCCCATTTATTCGTGCCAAGCAACGGGAAGATTGGGCGATTCCGGATCCCAAACATCTTGAGCCGGAAGAATTTCGCAAAGTACGTGATTTAATCGAAAGCAAAGTCAAGGATATGTTGTTAAGAATTTAA
- the bchY gene encoding chlorophyllide a reductase subunit Y, whose translation MCPAFGGLRVLTRINGAQVCLATDKGCMYGLTFVSHFYAARKSIVSPEVMNHQLSNGTIIADLRNTVEEIAKDESIRLIPVVTLCVSETAGVAEELLPKKVGKADVVLVRLPAYLIKSHPEAKDIAVETLLRRFGGSNESKQEKRVAIVGEIFPLDAMKIGSVLERIGVKEIVTIPSAHIDDFREAADASAVVILHPFYELTEQYFTDKGIKVISGNPVGASSTYRWIKDIGEALNLDAKTVEAVAVEERDKIKSAIAENKVTGTVLVAGYEGNEFPLVRLLLEAGVNVPYASTSIALTTLGESDDKLLKMFGTEIRYRKYLEEDRRAVLKYNPDLVVGTTSLDSYVKELGIPSVYYTNIISSRPIYFAEGAATMLQLTQSLINKRPAYEVMKSFFEG comes from the coding sequence ATGTGCCCTGCCTTTGGAGGGCTTAGGGTGCTTACAAGAATCAATGGCGCGCAAGTGTGTTTAGCAACTGATAAAGGTTGTATGTATGGACTAACATTTGTTTCGCATTTTTATGCAGCGCGGAAGTCGATTGTTTCGCCTGAGGTTATGAATCATCAACTTTCAAATGGCACCATCATTGCAGATTTGAGAAATACCGTTGAAGAAATTGCAAAAGATGAAAGTATTCGCCTGATTCCAGTTGTAACACTGTGCGTTTCAGAAACGGCCGGTGTGGCTGAAGAGCTTCTCCCAAAAAAAGTTGGGAAGGCTGATGTGGTGCTCGTTCGGTTACCGGCATACTTGATTAAATCGCATCCTGAAGCCAAAGATATTGCGGTTGAAACGCTTCTAAGAAGGTTTGGTGGTAGCAATGAATCAAAACAAGAAAAGCGAGTGGCAATCGTCGGGGAAATTTTTCCACTCGATGCAATGAAAATCGGCTCGGTGCTTGAGAGAATTGGGGTGAAAGAAATTGTTACCATTCCCTCAGCGCACATTGATGATTTTCGTGAGGCCGCAGATGCCTCTGCCGTTGTCATTCTCCATCCCTTTTACGAACTCACTGAACAGTATTTTACTGATAAGGGAATCAAGGTAATTTCCGGCAATCCGGTTGGCGCCAGTTCGACATACCGTTGGATTAAAGATATTGGCGAAGCATTGAATCTTGATGCAAAAACGGTAGAAGCTGTGGCAGTTGAAGAGCGTGATAAAATTAAATCCGCCATTGCCGAAAACAAGGTCACCGGCACCGTGTTGGTTGCAGGGTATGAAGGCAACGAATTTCCGTTGGTTCGCTTGTTGCTTGAAGCAGGGGTGAATGTACCTTATGCCTCAACCTCCATTGCTCTGACAACACTGGGAGAATCGGACGATAAACTGCTAAAAATGTTTGGTACAGAGATTCGATATCGAAAATATCTTGAAGAGGATCGGCGAGCTGTGTTGAAATACAATCCCGACCTTGTGGTCGGTACAACCTCTCTTGACAGTTATGTTAAGGAATTAGGAATCCCTTCAGTTTATTATACCAATATCATTTCTTCAAGGCCAATTTATTTTGCTGAAGGGGCTGCAACAATGTTACAACTCACCCAATCCTTGATAAACAAACGACCTGCCTACGAAGTGATGAAATCATTTTTTGAAGGGTAA
- a CDS encoding glycosyltransferase family 2 protein, producing MPEISVLLAVHNAERFIEHSLNSVFAQTFRDIEIVVIDDGSQDKTLTKLLSIKNQSPFPFIIETNPENRERIYSRNRAAEIASGEYLFFLDHDDAWRSNHLELMLNLIKKSDADAICSPLRSKMNMEGVQTYTSKKALSNNVGELIFAALVGGTPGIGFKKSAFPKYEDSFLFREDWELMIRSYLKGLKIVCGDFDTVIVREHPNRSSDCIPYFINSLKVFETYRNQVPKKYQHLFQFEIGSTAMRFGDLPKGWAMMIPSLIQDPTLNRNPRMWLLLLKRGFRIDKYLRHYSKGKKN from the coding sequence ATGCCGGAGATTAGCGTCCTCTTGGCAGTGCACAATGCAGAGCGATTTATCGAGCACTCGCTGAACAGTGTTTTTGCTCAAACCTTTCGCGATATTGAAATCGTTGTTATCGACGATGGCTCTCAAGATAAAACGCTTACAAAATTACTTTCCATTAAAAATCAATCGCCCTTTCCATTTATTATTGAAACCAACCCTGAAAACCGTGAACGAATCTACAGTCGAAATCGTGCAGCGGAAATCGCAAGTGGCGAGTATCTCTTTTTTCTTGATCACGATGATGCTTGGCGTAGCAATCATTTAGAACTTATGCTTAATCTAATCAAGAAGTCTGATGCGGATGCCATTTGCAGCCCACTTCGAAGCAAAATGAATATGGAGGGGGTGCAAACCTATACATCCAAAAAGGCGCTTTCCAATAATGTTGGCGAGCTCATTTTCGCTGCGCTTGTTGGTGGAACACCCGGAATTGGATTCAAGAAATCAGCCTTCCCAAAATATGAAGATTCGTTTCTTTTCAGAGAGGATTGGGAATTGATGATTCGCTCGTATCTGAAAGGCTTAAAGATTGTTTGCGGCGATTTCGATACAGTGATTGTACGCGAACATCCCAATCGCTCAAGCGACTGCATTCCTTACTTCATTAACAGCTTAAAAGTATTTGAGACTTATCGCAATCAAGTTCCAAAAAAGTACCAACATCTCTTTCAATTTGAAATCGGTTCAACGGCAATGCGCTTCGGCGATCTCCCGAAAGGCTGGGCGATGATGATTCCTTCGCTTATTCAAGATCCCACGCTGAACCGAAATCCACGCATGTGGCTTCTGCTCTTAAAAAGAGGGTTCAGAATCGACAAATATTTAAGGCATTATTCGAAAGGCAAAAAAAATTAA
- a CDS encoding polysaccharide deacetylase family protein, translated as MIFVIFISAILASLILSFAYWRFRSLFPIQNQVLRVLMYHKLSNTTKNELTVLGSDFEAQLLWLKQNHYKSISSQELILHLYQNAPLPPKPVLITFDDGYINNLDIGLPLLKKYGMKATIFLPIQHIGGTNVWDNGNEPLVDVEHIKQNHGETIEFALHSFAHMNYRFKTEREIEEDLEMMQKTLLKETIPFVSAFAYPYGGLPKKQKEKEAIKRLLKKYGIQVAFRIKDKLNPLPIRDPYELLRIGISGSDSLEEFSYRVNYGSRNLF; from the coding sequence ATGATCTTTGTCATTTTCATCTCAGCAATTCTAGCCAGTCTCATTCTAAGCTTTGCTTATTGGAGGTTTCGCAGTTTGTTTCCGATTCAAAATCAGGTACTTCGTGTCCTAATGTATCACAAATTATCGAACACCACCAAAAATGAACTTACTGTACTTGGCTCCGACTTTGAGGCGCAACTACTTTGGCTCAAGCAGAATCATTACAAATCCATTAGCAGTCAAGAACTTATTCTTCACCTTTACCAAAATGCCCCTTTGCCGCCAAAGCCTGTATTAATTACTTTCGATGACGGGTATATTAATAATCTTGACATCGGGCTGCCACTTCTAAAAAAATACGGTATGAAAGCCACCATTTTTCTTCCTATTCAACATATCGGCGGCACGAATGTTTGGGACAATGGAAATGAACCGCTCGTCGATGTTGAGCATATTAAACAAAACCACGGCGAGACAATTGAGTTTGCACTTCATTCATTTGCACATATGAATTATCGATTCAAAACAGAGCGTGAAATCGAGGAAGATTTGGAGATGATGCAAAAAACTCTTTTGAAAGAAACCATCCCATTTGTCTCAGCATTTGCATACCCTTATGGAGGATTACCTAAAAAGCAGAAAGAAAAAGAAGCGATCAAACGTCTCCTAAAAAAATATGGGATTCAGGTTGCGTTTCGAATCAAAGACAAACTTAACCCCCTTCCAATCCGAGACCCATATGAGCTCTTAAGGATTGGAATCAGCGGTTCCGATTCACTCGAAGAATTTTCATACCGGGTCAATTATGGGAGCAGAAACCTATTTTAA